The Peromyscus maniculatus bairdii isolate BWxNUB_F1_BW_parent chromosome 3, HU_Pman_BW_mat_3.1, whole genome shotgun sequence genome segment AATGAGGAAATATCTTCCCTTAGGCGATCTTTCAATGGGTCAAAAGGTCCTGTGCAGGTTACTAGGGGAGTGCCTTAGCTAcggtttttactgctgtgaaaagacactatgacctcagcaactctgataaagaaaacatctaattggggtgcctcacttacagtttcagaacttcagtccattatcattatggtggggaacatggcagtgtgctggcagacttggtgctggctACCTCTTGATATGCAGGCTACAGGAATTCTGCTGACACACTCAGTGGTCTccagagcacaggaaacctcaaagcccagtccCACAGTGACATGTTTCTTCCAGtacactcccacagtgacatatttcctccaataagaccccacccactccaacaaagccacacctactaatagttccactccctatgagattatgtgggccaattacattcacagttccaaagagagaaaagatttgAATGGTCTTACTCAGCACTGGACCCTGCATGCCACAATACTGACCTGCTGGGCAATATGTCATGTTTGATATTATAATCCAAATCAAAAGCCCACGATTGCAGAGGTCATGCGCTCTAGTATGGAACCAACTACTATCATTTTGCTAAGTGGTCACATGGtcaagtttcatttttaatatttatgtttatggtCTGTACCTGCATTGCTCCCAACCtccatcagagaagtttctttggcaGTGGTCAGTGGTCATTGCAGAGAAGcagaactggtcaaagtgcttAGGAGAAGAGAGTATGTGCTCAGCCATAAAGGGGTCATCTTCATGAACCTCTTTCCCCAAAAACCACCACTCCCACACAGGAaataggaaggaagaggaaacagaaaggatgTAAGAACCAGAGACGGAAAAAGTACTGTAAAAAGCATGTTCTGGACATGACAAAATTCCTGCACAGATGAGGAGGCATATACGACCATGTAAGGAATGACTATTGTTAGGTGGTGGCTGCTGGAAAAGGGAGATTCACTCTTTTGGGGGGGTGTGGCCACCGGTATGTATCCTTGCTCCAGTGGATGCCCTACCATGCACCTAGGGACAGCAGCAATTAAGAAAACAGGAGTTAGAGAGGCACATGTTAAACAGAAGCAGAGGAATCTTGGGGCTTTGGGGAaggatatgatcatattttattttatgtatatgagatatattcaagaaaaagaaatattcctAATAAAGATAATCAATGAATAGTTTTCTACCAGATtataaattaacataaaatttgGAGTCAACATATGACATCTTGAAATGGAAggtagatatacatatatacatatacatatgcaaaaatgttcttatatttataaataagaagcAATTTATATAAACTAACtaccaaaacaaatgaactgaaaGTTTCAAATATTCATACTTATACTACCTATCAGGATGATCTAGTGACTTTCAAATGATCTTAAGTTGTTGATTTGCTTGTGTTCTCTATATCTTAGAGCACACAATCCTTAGCTGTGTTCATTATTACATCACTAGCAGTCAGCTTCTAGACTGTTCCTCTTCCCTGTCTAATGCTTGCTCAAATACTGCCCTGTGCATCTTATCCTTAGCTGTTAGTTCCATTGACAAAGAGAAAAGCTTTGTGAAATGAGAGAAAAGCCTTTGCACACAATCCTCCCAATTCTGCACCAAGTTAGAGTGTGAGGACTTGGGAAACTCACAGTTTAGATGGGCCACCGTCACTCCATTGCCATTTCTTTGTTCTTGTGTCATATGATAACCCAATCCAGTAAGTGTTTGGCTTAATTTGGAGCTGAAGGAACttctgtaagagaaaaaaaaaaaaaagaactcatctGATGATGAAATTTCCCTGTGGCTGGTGAAAAAATAACAACATGAGAGGCCCCAGCTATTGTTATGTCAGGTCTCTGCTGTCCTGTCCTCCAGTGCTTCCTTCCCTCCAAGctcatttttaaagtgatttcCAAGAGTAGCTCATTTATGTCAAAACCAATGTCAGTTATGTAAGTTATTTAAAACCTCAGGTGTCTAGGGATACTAGGTTCATGAAATGATTTATGTCTTTAGACcaagtctcactatataaccaagGTTGACCCTGAATTCACAATATTACTGCTGTGACTCCTATAAACCAGCACACTGCATACATGGCTCATTAAATAATTTCTGACACTGTATTAAATTATTCAACTGTGCGTTCCCAAAGACCACAGAGGCATGTGGGAAGTGTTCATATGGTAAGTAACACCCTGTCTTAATAGCAAATTCATTAAGTGAAAAGTACTATGTGAAAAGCATTAAGTTCCATGCTCCAAAGAGGAAGCCATTCTGAAGTTCAGACCTGGAAGTGAGAgaaattgaggaggaaagggacagATATTTGGAAAACCTTAATGCCTTACATGAGACATCCAAGTGGCATGATGTCTACTTAAATttttgaacatatttaaaatatgggttaaatttaattataaatttaattatgATTAATACATCAAATGGCAAATCACATTATttgacattaaaaattattttgttgtaatttttatacatgtattaaaTTGGTGTACAAATTATGTAAAATGTTCTAAATGACAAAGTTTTCAAGCTGATCCTGCAAGcatttttctagaaaaatattGTCTTCATATTGGAAGAGATTTTGTTAGgaataatttaaatagaaaatgtcCACATCTTGGcaccttttttttcatttaattacttatttctaaaaatagatatctttttaaaaaaacaaaaaaaatagtatgAAGTAAAGTTTATGGAGAGTTTCGCTGACAATCACATTGGAGCTACCTGGTAAAACTACTTGGTTCCACAGTTCTCATATAATTTCCATTTTGCAAATTGCCCCAGAGGTCAGTTACTTTCTCTATTGTCATCCAATTACTCATCTCAGGCAGTCTCACATGTGGGATCCAAAGAGCAAGCCCTAGACCAAGACGTCACTGGGTGTAGCTGGCACTCTATGGAGATACATAACTGTCACTCACAGGGTGTACTGTACCAAaggtttaaatttattttggaaaacatGCTCCTCTGAGGGACTCTCTTGCAGACTTCTAAGAGAGAGGAGATTACAAAGACATGGCTGTTTCTTTAATGAGTCTTCTCATAACAGACCCTGTGTCCTGACACTAAGCCAGGTGCAGGAAGGAGTAGCCTAGGATACTCTTACTGCACAGTTTTTGCTCACATTACAGGCAAACCATGTACAACACTTAGAGGTCTCTCTTTCAATAAACCTGCCTGGACTTAGTATCTCACTATCCAAGGGTTAGAGACAGAGTCTAAGAGAAGAAATGGACATGTTAAGAGTTTACAGTACcagttcatcatcatcatctatcttcaAAAGGGATAAGCTGCAGTCCCGGCAGGTCTGTTCACATTCATTCCAGTGTATATTGTCCATTatgaaataataacattttatgcCACAGCAGAACCAGTGTCCTTCAACACGTTTGCCTACAACAGAGAAGGTAGATggtgaaaatttttattttctaatattctGTTATTAGATCACTGTTTTAATTAAACATCAATAACTAAGTAAAATTTCAGAGCTCTAAGAAATTTAAATTCCAGAATATTAAGAGACGCCTTTACACCCATGCTCTATGGGGTGTTTTTTTTATAGCAGTAGATATATAGAAACAAATGATGTGTCCACTGTGGATAAATCAGTAGAAAAaatgtggcacatgcacacaaagaaaaactatttatCCTTTAAATTTGGCTGGGCATGAAGACTTAGGCCTACAACCTGAGCTCTACACagagtgagacaggaggatcactaccagtttgaggccagcctaggctaagtAGTGACTTCCATGTCAACCTTGGCTATACAGTAGATTCTaatacagcctgggctacagattgaaaCCATGTCTCACACCTAAACACCTTAAAAGAGAGGTGCTCAACCCAATGACGTACATGGATGAACTGGAGGATGGAGTGCAAAGTGAAAAAGTCAGGCCCAGGACCATAGTTTATGGCTCAACTCAGATGAGGTTTTAACACAGCCCAACTATCCGAAGCAGAGGCTTGTGAGAGCTGGAGTATGGGGAACAAACACTTGCTGCACAGAGGCAGTTACAAGGATGATGGAATTCTAGACCTGTGGTAATGTACTGTGGTCCCAGTTCATCCTCTCATACTGTGAACTTAAGGTTGTGCTGTGGTCCGTGTTAAATGTTCTTGCCTTAAGAGCAATAAGAGACACATGAGGGAGCTTTTGAAGGTGTTAGTCTACTCTCCTGATTATGTTGATGCCTTCAGTGATATGCCCACATACCCAAACATGTCAagttaaatacattaaaatgtgtGCGATTTGTGTAGCAATAATACCTCAATATGATTATTTTGTTTAGTGAGGGACTGAGGATGGCCATGCTCTAATATCAAACTTTATCTACAACCTTTGTTTTCCTGTGAAGAGGTAtcattgtgtagctcaggctaccctGGAATTTGCTGAGCTGTCCAGATTGTCATTAAAATtataatcctcttgtctcagcctcctaaggacAGGGACTACAGCAATATGCTACTATTTACAGCagataaagttatttttaaaaatgtgacataatattttttatgggtctgaaatatttcaaaaatttttGGCACTTTTTTCTATCATATTTTATAATGCAGCAATTTGAAAGATATTATTATTCCTTACATAGTAATGATTTTTAATCCCTACCATTGTGTAGCGAGATCATATGCAAAAGCTCTTCGTAAGCTCTAAATTCTGAAAGTAATATTTAATAATGAATGATAAACTGGGTCAATTAAAGTTAACCAGTCACAATACAAGGTAAGAAAGGTTCCTTGTAAAGCTTGATATTTTCATCTTTCTGGCCTCATTCACTATGTCACTGACAGTTACACAACTGTGGACACTGTTTTGAAGTTCCATAATGTGCTGCAGTGAGCTTCACTGTGGTCACAAACAGGCCAACTCTCTCATACCAAGGCAGAAggaaaatacacacagacacacacacacagacacacacacacacacacacacacacacacacacaatcatttttATGACTGCATCCATATAAATTCTCTGAGTCCATTTCAGCCTAAGAATTTGGTGAATGCACTCTTAATGGAAACTTCCATGTTCTGTCAGCAACAAAGCTGGAGATTCAACCTTGCCCACGGACAAAAAGAACTTGAATTGTCAGCTATGCTGACTTACAATTACATCCTCATAGAGCAGTAGAAGCCAGAACAGCCACTGAGTTTCTAGAGGCTATAAGATTCTCCAAATTCAAACACAGATATGTGGGGTTCCAGGCCCCTCCATGAGATAACAAAACCCCAAGCCATTAACCCCAAGCATTTTAAGCTGCTAATTGGACTTCAAATCTTCTGGGGAGgaaacattagaaaataaaacatttttttattcaagATCCTCTCCTTACCTCTGTGCTGTTTGGAATCTAAAACAAATTTAGTTTCCTGGTAGCATCTGTTCAGTGTTCTGTTGAGTGTGTCCAGATCATGTTTGAGGGCATCATAATCTATAGACTTATTTTTCAACATTTCTTCCATTAAGTAGTTGTCATTTTGCATGGTGCTGTTCTCTTGATGGGGATTATTTAGAGCTCTCTGCAATTTATATATTTCTTGACTATACTGAAAAACTAAAATTAGTAACATATATAACTCAAAAATGCTCATAAagagtaaatatttaatttaaaattagagaaaaagcTTTATATTAACAACTAACACAGATCATTACTTTAATTGCTATTTTGGCACTTAAAAAGTAACACTTCAATTAACTCACTATaagaattaaaacattaaattctCTCTATTGGCAACTTCAGTGTAAAGTCTATGATATAGTTAAATAATATTTTGATGAAAACACCATATGACCTGATTAATTCATTGTTTTCAAAGCACAACACTAACAAATAAATACTTAagtaaaatattcagaaaaaccTAACACAACATGAAAATTTGAACcaagaaacataaaataacagTACAGTTAACACTGGAGAATATGAACTACCCAAAGGAGGAAGATAATAATATGCAGACATGCAGCTGTGTTAGAGCCCAGTGGTTTTCTGTAAGGATGTTTATTAAAGATAAAACTGAAGCTCCAGAAATACTTCTGTGTACAGATTCAGTCTTTCCACTTAATCATGTCCTCAATATGAGCTGGGGATAAATCCACAAAATGATACAATTCATTTTGTACAGCTGTTTCTTACAGCATGTATATGTCAGATTCATAATCACCTGAGCTCCAAAAACCAGAATATCAACAACATATCTATTATCAGATGGAACATGATCATGAGTAAGGCAGAAATAGACAGTCAAAGGCAGCCCCAGTCACTGTAATGTCCAAGAGTTCAAGGATCCAGGGGGAaacaaaaaatttagaaattacaGCCCACCTGGAATGTCACCTGGTGACAGTCAAAATAATGGACAAATATGATCTTTGTGGCATAACTAGTGTCTATTGGCATTTCCTAGGCAAATGATGTATTTGAATTACTCACTGTATATCAGCCAAATTGAGATTGCCATCATCAGAAGTAAGCAGAGGATCCCGAGACCCACTGCAACGAAATGGTAGGAGATTGAGCATTCCTAAAGATATCAAAATCATCACCAGGAACATCCCATGGTCCACCACCACCCATAACCTGGGGTATCATATGAAACAAAGGGATGATACCTCTAatggttcaaataaacttccagaATACAAACCaactcctacacctaaggcttggggaacatctctgaagagaaggagaaaagattgTAGAATACATAGACTCAGGACATCTGCAAGAAAGGGAAGCTGAACCCAGGCAATCTCAAGAATCTCATAGCCTAAGCAAGACACACCCAAACCACAACACCAGAGGACATGCCAATATGGACATGGAAAATCTCCACATGACCCAactcctagatgaagaactataggcaagtgatggcaggtgagagagaaaacaaatctCTCCTAAGAATGAGCCCATAAGTGAATATCTAATACCAActggtcagttctaaaacatACTCATgtgaacaacactaaatggaacCACAaattgcatatatacacacatgcaaacatgtaaCTAATAATGAAATAGAGAGGAAACAATACAAACAATACATTAAAGTAGGAGGGTTAGGAGGTACTGGAAGGGTAACAGAGTTAAGGGGAACAGGATAGGATAATAATGgatttaaaattatatgcaatACAAAAGTCTTAATAAAgcccattattttatataattaataaagtataataaattgtaaaatgaaaactttatgtTTTAGATTTCTGGATGACATATACCCATCTGTTTATAGCCTATGTATGGAAGCAGTTCTTTAGGACTTCACAAAATTTCTGCCCATtcagccttgaactctcagcctCACAGATAGCTGAAATGACAGTCTTGAGATGCCTCATCCAGGTTCACCGAGTTTCAAAAGTTCATCTTACAAAGCACTGAAGGGATAAGCAAGATGCAGGTAGGAAACTCCAAATTGCAATTAGCAGCCCACCAAGAGATCTCAATTCAGcatgaggaggaaggaaagatcaAGCAACGGGCTTGAGAAACTGGGAGCCAGTAGGAATGTTCTGAACTCTATAAGGCTCCATCCTTGAAGACTTCCTAGGAGTCAGCTCTTTTCTTGTCCATCAATTCTGTTTTTCTCAGGAAAATAAGATATTTATCCTTGTGCATTTGAGGTCTTGACTTCTAGAGTACCACATCTGATTATCACCATACTAATGTAGCAAAAGTGTTCAGTTTAGAGTTTAAATGTGACAATATTTGAAGGGCAAGAGAAGTAGAGAGCAAAAAATTTCCATTCCCCTCTGACCTGGCTGTTGCTGATGATTGGCATTGAAGTTTGAAGAAATACTTGAaatatcctattttagtaagagctctttttttgtttgcttgttttttgtttttctttctttcatttggtttttcgagatagggtttctctgtgtagttttgttacctgtcctggatctccctctgtagaccaggctggcctggaactcacagagatctacctaactccgctgggattaaaagtgtactcCACTGATGCATGGCCGAGAGCTTTGTTTTTAACACATACTTTGcatgtttttaacattttattccaTTAGAAAATTCAGTGTTTCTTCAGACTATAGCTTCTTCTTTCTAAAGGCCAAATATTTTAAaccatattttattaaaaaataactgaAACCTGATGGATTCTCAAATTTATAAAAAAGTATTCAAGTCaggcaaggtggctcacaactgcaaTCCTAGAACTTGAGAGGCTGTGCTAGGAGAATCAAGGTTTCTCGATTTGCTACATAACACAATCAGGACTGGTCCTGGCTACtggagaccctggctcaaacaaacaacaacaataataataaaaaactaacaCACAGCAAAAGGATAAACAAATTAAACTGTTGATTTTTCCTGTCTCAgaggttattttaaaaaagcttttaagCCTTTACTTCTCACTGTGATCACCTACTACCAGCTGACCATCAGCAGTAAAGCTAGGACCATCTTCAACGTCTGGTGTGTAAAGCGAGTCGGAGGAGAGCATTCACCTTTGTGGCCAACCTCTCTGGAACCTTGAGTCTCATTAGGCTTGATTGGATTCTGTGACTCTGAAGAAGACTCAAAACCTCTTGAGTTCAAATAAATCACCTCCTGATTGCTCATCTTGAAAGGAAGCAATGAAGGTTTGAATTAAAACCTTGTCATGGGATGATGTCTaggtaaagaaaaaattaaaatgtccaaGTTTAGAACATTCTAGAATTTGATGCTGGGGCAGGGTAGAAGTTTATTAACTTCTTTAAAGATATGAATTCTTTAAAGAGGGTGGATGATGGCTGACTTCCACAGATgtaaaaaacctttttttttttcattttcatgtatgtgtactttttttttctttttttctttattaagaaattttctactcactgtagcaagaatcttaaagaatcttatcaataaagtcaaacctggagccaagtattggggtgaaatgctggaagattagagagacagaacaagccacaactacctcacctcactggatgctcagctggttttgtttcctcagactggaggcctctgagtcctcatccagaatgtctcagctgaattgctgctcaaaagcctgaatgcttaaccagccaaatgcttctagtttctggtcctcacgccttatatacctttctgctttctgccatcactccctgggattaaagtcaccatgcttggctgtatctgaacggatggatttctgcctctggaatgctaggattaaaggcatgtgctaccactgcctatcctcatgtttaatattgtggctgctctgtctctcaccccagataagtttattagtatgaacaatattttgggaaacacaataccaccacaactcactccacatactatccaaaGATCccccctcctgcttcctcccatccccagccctctttcccaagctacctggcatccccacctcccccaaatctaggtctcccatggggagtcagcagagcccagtacaccaagatcatgatgggaggatgttcagagatgactggccatactagtggaagcccatgaactgtggaccggtggctgtggagcccccatgggactggattaggccatctggatacagaagatggttgtttggcttgaactctttggggggcacccaggcagggggatcaggatttGTCCTTGGTCTATGGGCAGACTtgggaacccggtgcctgtgatgtgacatcttgcacagccttggtgctgtgggaaggggcttgcacctgcctaggctcagtgaaaAACCTTTTTAACTAGTGGTCACAGCAATGATTGTCAGGATGTATGGGAAACCGCCTTGAATTGTCAAATAAAGGACTGGGTAGTGACATGCTTCACAAAACTGTTGCCACCTAAGTAACTGACataatttaaaactattattaacataccaaaaataaaaagcttgGTTAAAACCAAGTCTCTTTGCTTTTAAAGCTTTTGTAAATGTTGCAATACACGCATGAATATAAAATGATCTTGTCATTTTTTGACCACATTTACAAAGTGTATGCCAGAAACAATGTCCAAAGGATTATATGAAAGGAATACTAcaggaaattaaaatttcaggGTCTAGATGTGATAATAAAAGTCTCCTGAGTAAAAACCAAAACACCTGTATTCATAATCACAAATGATCCCATGGACATGAACATTCCACAAAGAACAGTATAGTGTATGATCTTACTCTTGGACCctatataaaagtaaaatttttttacagtggtacatgtcttttgtccccctgcacttgggagtcagaggcaggaggatctctaaggCCAGAACATCTAGATATTGATTTTCCAAATAACCAGGACTACAGAAAGGgattttgtctcaaaatttagaaagaatgaaaatttgTCAGTAGGCATCATAAATACTCAAATTATTCATTCTTAGGGTAACAATGAACCCAATAAATTATTAAATCATAACTACTTATGATTTACTTTGCTTCTTCcattaaatattatttgaaggGGCAACCAATAAATACGTAATATTAAAAAAACTTGATGGACTCAATTCATTTCTAGTATATCTTAACACATCATCattaatgaaaatttcaaaattcatttacaatttcccca includes the following:
- the LOC102923788 gene encoding T-cell surface glycoprotein YE1/48-like isoform X2, which codes for MSNQEVIYLNSRGFESSSESQNPIKPNETQGSREVGHKVFQYSQEIYKLQRALNNPHQENSTMQNDNYLMEEMLKNKSIDYDALKHDLDTLNRTLNRCYQETKFVLDSKQHRGKRVEGHWFCCGIKCYYFIMDNIHWNECEQTCRDCSLSLLKIDDDDELKFLQLQIKPNTYWIGLSYDTRTKKWQWSDGGPSKLDLNTAKFDHKTGRCAFLSRARLDNDICDQFYPCICEKRLDNFADSYRSKS
- the LOC102923788 gene encoding T-cell surface glycoprotein YE1/48-like isoform X1; the encoded protein is MSNQEVIYLNSRGFESSSESQNPIKPNETQGSREVGHKVGLGILCLLLMMAISIWLIYIFQYSQEIYKLQRALNNPHQENSTMQNDNYLMEEMLKNKSIDYDALKHDLDTLNRTLNRCYQETKFVLDSKQHRGKRVEGHWFCCGIKCYYFIMDNIHWNECEQTCRDCSLSLLKIDDDDELKFLQLQIKPNTYWIGLSYDTRTKKWQWSDGGPSKLDLNTAKFDHKTGRCAFLSRARLDNDICDQFYPCICEKRLDNFADSYRSKS